From Xanthomonas sp. 10-10:
CACCTGCGCCGGGCCGGCAGGGCCAACGGCACTCAGATCGAGTTTATTCGGCAGGTAGCTGATCTTCTCGCTGGCATGGAAGTCTTCGAAAGACACGGTCATCGGCAGCCGCGCCAGCAGGTCGCGCGTGGCCGAGTGATCGACCAGTTCGGCTTCGACGACTTCGTTGCCGATGGTGAGGGTGATACGCATCGCGCGCTCCGGTGTCGGTGGGGCGGTCGCCGCCGTTGGCGTTGCAGCCGGGCAGGCGGCGACCAGGACGGCGCACCCCAGCACCAGGGTGCGCAGGCAGGCGCTGGAGCGAAGGATCGGCATCGGCGCTGTCCTCGTGGATTACTGCAGGTGGTCGCGGAAGAACGCGGTGAGCGTGTCGAATGGAATCAGATCCACGCGGTCGTACAGGTCCACATGTCCTGCGCCCGGCACGATCACCAGTTGCCTGGGTTGGCCGGCCAGACGGTAGGCCTCTTCGCTGAACTCGCGCGAATGCGCTTTCTCGCCGGTAATGAACAGCATCGCGCGCGGCGAAATGCTCTCGATGTCGTTGAACGGGTAGAAGTTCATGAACTTGACGTTGCTGGTCAGCGTCGGGCGGGTGGTGTGTTCGGGCGACTGACCCTTGGGCGTGTACCGTCCGCGCGGTGTCCGATAGAAATCGTAGAACTCGCGCTCGATCGGCGTGGACTGCGGCGTCAGCGCCAGGACCGTGCCGCCGGTGTACTCCACCGGCCCGCCGCTGAATTCGGCAGTGCGTTGTTTGGCGGCCGCAGCGATGATCTGCTTGCGCTGCGCCAGGCTGAGCCCGTGACGCAGGCCATTGCGGTTGGCCGCGCCCATGTCGTACATGCTCACCGTTGCGATCGCGCGCATGCGCGGGTCGATCTTGGCCGCGCTGATCACGAAGCTGCCGCTGCCGCAGATACCCAGCGCGCCGATCTGCTCGCGATCGACAAACGCCTGCGTTTCCAGGAAATCCACCGCCGCGCTGAAGTCTTCCGCATAGATGTCCGGCGACACCGCATTGCGCGGCTGCCCCTCGCTTTCGCCCCAGAACGACAGGTCCAGCGACAGCGTCACAAAGCCCTGCTCGGCAAGTTTGGTGGCGTAGAGATTGGCGCTTTGTTCCTTGACCGCCCCCATCGGATGCCCGACCACAACGGCCGGATGCCGCTTGCTGGTGTCCAGACCCTTGGGCACGAACAGGTTGCCGGCCACGGTCATCCGGTACTGATTCTTGAAAGTGACCTTTTGCATGGTCACCGCATTGCTGGTGTAGAAATTATCGGCACCGCTGGACATGTCTGCTCCTGGCGTTGGGAATGAAACGAGCAAGAGCACCACAAGGAGGATGCGCAGTTGCATGGTGTGGCTCTCATGAAGGTGCACGCCGCCCGCACCTGTGTGCCTTTGCGGTTGCATTTGCCGGTGGATGAAGGGATTAGGTGTGCGGCGAACGGGCGACGCCGTGCGGGCACCGGCAGCGCTGCGGCATTGGCCATTGCGATGTTGCCGACGACCGCGCTGCATCACCGTGTGCAAGCGGTCCGCCGCGATGTCTGCATGGTCACGCCACTGGTTGTCTACTGCGCGCTTTGCGTACCCACCTGCTGCCGCGGTGGTGCGCCTTGCGGTGGCCCAATGTAGGTCAGGCGCTGCGCCAGAGCATTACTGCCACGCGCATGCCTTCATGCGGGTGTTTCATGAGTCGTGTGAGGTGCCGCGCACACCGCGACGTGACGCGGCCTGGCCGCCATGCAGGCGGTGTGCGCCGACGGCGTACCGATGGCGCCGACCGATCGTCTGCAGCGCACAGGCCTGTGTGTGCAACGCTGCGATGACCCAACGGTGATTCAGTTGTTCGCCCGAGGTGCGCTACGCCACAGCAACGCGCGGAACGGCCCGAGCAGGAACACGCCCATGCCCAGCTTCACCGCCAGATCGCCTGCAGCCCAGCTCAGCCACGGCAGCGATGCACCGGCAAAGGCGATGCTCCAGAAAAGCGCGGTATCCAGCGTGGCGCTGCAGGTGGTGGCCACGATGGGCGCGCGCCACCAGCTGCCGTTGCGCAGCCGGTCGAACACGGTGATATCCAGCAGCTGCGCCGCGATGAAGGCCGTGCACGAGGCCGCCGCAATGCGCGGCGTCGCCAACCAGATCGACAACACCACCGCCAGTGCGAACCCGCACCAGGCCACCGTGCGCGCCGCACGCGGGCCAAAGCGGCGATTGATCAGGTTGCTGACCAAAAACGCCAATGGATACGAGAACGCGCCCCAGGTCAGCCAGTCGTTGATCGGGTACTGCACCAGGATGTTGGACAGCAGCACCACCGCGCCCATCGCCAGCACCGCCCAACTCAGTGCGCGGGCGGTAAGTGGAGCAAACGGGGCAGGGGGTGCGGAGGACATGGCAGCGATACGGTGCAAACAGAGCGGAGGGCGCGGGTGTCGCTGGCGATCGGCAACGCGCGCAGGTCGCTAGTGTACGAGCGCGATAGATGGATGCGAGCGCCGGAGGTGCAGGTGGTTGGGGCAAGCGCACAAGCGGGCCCGGTGCGATGGCGTGGGTTGCCCGTCGCCGCAGGCCAATGGCGCGATCGGCCGTAATCGTGATGCTGCGACCAGGGCGGCGTTACGGTGCCTTGGTTGCGTCGCCCCGGCGGCTCACTGAACTCACCAGACGCGACTGCTGCTGTTGACCACTGCATCGCCGGTCGGCAGGAAGGCCTGGGCCTGGCCCTGCGGCGCATGCACGGTCCAGCCACTGCCGGCGGGGCTGGGCTGGAACGTCACCACCTCGCCGACGCGGAAGCCTGCGGCGGGGTCGTCCTGGCGTGCCGGCCATTGCAGTACCGCAGTGGTTTCGGCCTGTTGCGGATCCTGCAGGCGCACCTGGCGTGCGCCTTCGGGCAGGGTATCGACGGCCTCCACGCGCATTGCCGGCAGCTTGTGCGCGCGTGTCTCGCGACGTGACTCGGCCAATGCGTTATAAGCTGCAACCGGTGGGGCAAAGACCGATCCCACCACAGCGGACGCGGCCAGCACCGGCGTGGCCAACGCCAGCGCAGAATAGAACTCGGATTTTTCACCGGGTGTGGTCGCTTCGCCGGCGTGCGCGCAGGGCACGGCCAGGGCAGCGAACAGGCATGCTCCCGCAGCGAGACAGGAACGGGCGTGCATCATGGCGTTTCTCCAGCTGTGTCGACGACGCGAGCAATAGACAGTTCCTGCAGGACGGCGTCGCGTTGATGCAGGAAGTCGAAGATTGATTCGACCGTGACCACCGAATAATCGCCGGACACCCGCTCACCGGCGGGGTGGTCCGAGGTTGCGGCATTGGCGGCGACGAAGCGCGCGCCCAGGCGCTGGCGCAGATCCAGATGCAGGATGCTGGGGTGGTAGCGCGCGGCACGCAACCAGGCTTGCGCCTTGCGGCGGTCGTCAATCAGTTCCGGCGGTTGCGCTTGCGCCGCCAACGCGACCGCCAGCACTTCCAGCACCCATTGGTTGGAATTCTGATATTCGGTGGAGAACGGATACGCCACGATGCTGTAGCGCGTTTCATGCAGCCGGTGGGCGATGTTGCCGCTGCCGCTCAGCAGATCGTGCAGCCGTTGCTGCACTGCGCGGGTCGGGATGCCTACGCGCAGGTCGCTGCTCAATGCGCTTTCGCCGACAAAATTGCTCAGGCCTTCCACATACAGCCGGGACGCGTCGCTCTTGCAGCGATTGAGCAGGTGCCGCACGCGCCACAGACCATCCTCGTCGCGCAGCGCAAATGCCAGGTGGCTATGTTTGAGGCCATAACGGCTCAGGTCCTGGCCGCCGCGCGCCAACAGCACGACCTGCGCATCGGGCAATGCATCCAGCGCCTGCGCGGTGTCGCTGGCCATGTCGAACATCGCAGCGGTGGCCTGCGGCGTGGGGTAGCGCGGCACGCATGCAGGCGTTGCGGCTGCGGCCAACGGCAAGGCGGCCAGCAGTGCCAGCGTGACCGCCCGTCCGATGGCATGTTTGCTCCTGGGTGGCTTCATCGATCGCAACATCCTTGTGTCGGGCGCCATCGTCGGGCGCGTGATTCACGGCGACAGGCGCGCGCGCACCTGCAGGGCGATGCGCTCGGTTTCGCGCACCGGCAGGATATCGGCCGCGGCACCTAAAACTTCATCGCCTGCACGCAGCCGCTGACGGTGCCGCAGCGCCTGCACATGGCGGCCGACGCGCCCGCTGGCGCGGTCGCCGAATGCGGCCGTCACCGGCACGCGCGTGGCGCAGGCCTCCGACA
This genomic window contains:
- a CDS encoding cyclophilin-like fold protein, with translation MPILRSSACLRTLVLGCAVLVAACPAATPTAATAPPTPERAMRITLTIGNEVVEAELVDHSATRDLLARLPMTVSFEDFHASEKISYLPNKLDLSAVGPAGPAQVGDLMYYAPWGNLAVFYRGYTPSRDLVRLGRIVSNPQALTRSAGFTATIARAQPAAAASPPH
- a CDS encoding alpha/beta hydrolase; this translates as MQLRILLVVLLLVSFPTPGADMSSGADNFYTSNAVTMQKVTFKNQYRMTVAGNLFVPKGLDTSKRHPAVVVGHPMGAVKEQSANLYATKLAEQGFVTLSLDLSFWGESEGQPRNAVSPDIYAEDFSAAVDFLETQAFVDREQIGALGICGSGSFVISAAKIDPRMRAIATVSMYDMGAANRNGLRHGLSLAQRKQIIAAAAKQRTAEFSGGPVEYTGGTVLALTPQSTPIEREFYDFYRTPRGRYTPKGQSPEHTTRPTLTSNVKFMNFYPFNDIESISPRAMLFITGEKAHSREFSEEAYRLAGQPRQLVIVPGAGHVDLYDRVDLIPFDTLTAFFRDHLQ
- a CDS encoding VUT family protein: MSSAPPAPFAPLTARALSWAVLAMGAVVLLSNILVQYPINDWLTWGAFSYPLAFLVSNLINRRFGPRAARTVAWCGFALAVVLSIWLATPRIAAASCTAFIAAQLLDITVFDRLRNGSWWRAPIVATTCSATLDTALFWSIAFAGASLPWLSWAAGDLAVKLGMGVFLLGPFRALLWRSAPRANN
- a CDS encoding DUF2145 domain-containing protein, with the translated sequence MKPPRSKHAIGRAVTLALLAALPLAAAATPACVPRYPTPQATAAMFDMASDTAQALDALPDAQVVLLARGGQDLSRYGLKHSHLAFALRDEDGLWRVRHLLNRCKSDASRLYVEGLSNFVGESALSSDLRVGIPTRAVQQRLHDLLSGSGNIAHRLHETRYSIVAYPFSTEYQNSNQWVLEVLAVALAAQAQPPELIDDRRKAQAWLRAARYHPSILHLDLRQRLGARFVAANAATSDHPAGERVSGDYSVVTVESIFDFLHQRDAVLQELSIARVVDTAGETP